Within Thermoplasmata archaeon, the genomic segment CTCGTCGTAATCCCTGTAGCTGAAGTTCCTGTCCACGCGGATGAGCTTCCCGAGCTTCGCGCCCACGGATTCTACTATTGTCCTAGCCTCCTCCTGAGCGTGCCTGCATGCCTCTGCGAGCGCCTTGTTCTTCATCTTCTCAACGTTACTGCTCTTGAAGTAGAAGTCGATCCTCGGGGTCACCCCGCAGTCCATGATGTTCGACAGGGCCTTGGAGAGCTTCTCGTTGTCGTTCTTGAATTCGAAGAAGACCTTCTGACTGTAACTGAAGCCATCTGGCACATCTCTGTATTTGTCGTCTCCGTACTTGTCCTTCCCAATCCTTTCCTTGCGGTATGCAAGGTCCACGGAGAGCTCCGAGGTCTTGAATGACTTCCTGGGGATCCCCGCATCCTCGACGGCATCCTTTAGCTTC encodes:
- a CDS encoding DUF541 domain-containing protein, producing MERTITMRGRATVTAPSDITVVSMRVSGKEQTFEGAVKAMTESTVKLKDAVEDAGIPRKSFKTSELSVDLAYRKERIGKDKYGDDKYRDVPDGFSYSQKVFFEFKNDNEKLSKALSNIMDCGVTPRIDFYFKSSNVEKMKNKALAEACRHAQEEARTIVESVGAKLGKLIRVDRNFSYRDYDEEECDCRMPTVECCANTALDIDPEDTSVEQSVTMEWEIEG